A stretch of the Thiomicrospira pelophila DSM 1534 genome encodes the following:
- a CDS encoding AAA family ATPase, with protein sequence MSLVTEFQTLQNALNQIIVGQPHLIERMLIALLSDGHLLVEGPPGLAKTKAIKTLAQQLEGRFHRIQFTPDLLPADITGTEIYRPETASFEFQAGPIFHNLILADEINRASAKVQSALLEAMGEGQVSVGKHSISMEKLFMVMATQNPIEQEGTYPLPEAQLDRFMLHVNIDYPDRESERLILDLVENEARDLSQALPNEINQITLFSARDEILNIHMADAVKTYIVELVMATRQPQNYSNELAQQIAYGVSPRATLALSRGARAHAWLQGQDFVSPDNVQAVVHDVFRHRLLLSFEAEAMGKSVDDLVNDILNWVTLV encoded by the coding sequence ATGAGCCTAGTCACCGAATTTCAAACATTACAAAACGCGTTAAACCAAATCATTGTGGGGCAACCGCATTTAATTGAGCGCATGTTAATTGCGCTATTATCGGATGGTCATTTATTGGTGGAAGGTCCGCCAGGCCTGGCGAAAACTAAAGCCATTAAAACCTTAGCGCAACAACTCGAAGGCCGATTTCATCGGATTCAATTTACCCCAGACTTATTACCTGCCGATATTACCGGTACTGAAATTTACCGGCCAGAGACCGCAAGCTTCGAATTTCAAGCCGGACCCATTTTCCATAATTTAATTCTGGCAGATGAAATCAACCGTGCATCAGCCAAAGTCCAATCGGCTTTATTGGAAGCCATGGGTGAAGGTCAGGTGAGTGTTGGCAAACACTCTATATCTATGGAAAAGCTGTTTATGGTTATGGCGACCCAAAATCCAATTGAGCAGGAGGGCACTTATCCGTTACCAGAAGCGCAATTAGACCGTTTTATGTTACACGTCAATATCGACTATCCTGACCGCGAAAGCGAGCGTCTTATTTTAGACCTAGTTGAAAACGAAGCCCGCGATCTTAGCCAAGCCTTGCCCAACGAAATTAATCAAATCACCTTGTTTAGCGCACGGGATGAGATTCTCAACATACACATGGCCGATGCGGTCAAAACTTATATCGTTGAATTAGTAATGGCGACCCGCCAGCCACAAAACTATAGTAACGAATTAGCTCAACAAATTGCATATGGCGTTAGCCCGCGTGCAACACTGGCGTTGTCACGCGGTGCACGAGCACACGCTTGGTTACAAGGGCAAGACTTTGTTAGCCCGGATAATGTACAGGCGGTAGTTCATGATGTGTTTCGTCATCGTTTACTTTTAAGTTTCGAAGCCGAGGCGATGGGCAAAAGTGTCGACGACCTCGTCAATGACATTCTAAACTGGGTAACCTTGGTATGA
- a CDS encoding DUF3095 domain-containing protein, with product MKITDLNSSNEHFYQNLNVITDFEDILHLHHFTEIPSDWWLVVTDVVNSTQAIQAGQYRAINAVGGATVAAITNAVKPLRIPYIFGGDGGSFCVPPSQLESVKAALIGSAQLARDSFDLSLRIGCVPYSTIQHKTKVLVARFQKNASLEQAVFIGGGLAEVDRLIKQDPQYILPINDVEQSADFSGFECRWNRIPSPKEVTLSLLVKPRNPKLDQQLALYSQLKAKIRQCVGDENQHHPINTEGMQLGFKAQTLMGELNVKAFHKSAWQKFKILWKLRYENIIGAIFMRYNIKHGDAKWGTYKTDFVANSDYRKLDDMYRTVLSASQADCQNLIDWLESQYQHGQLYYGVHQSDASIVTCLISKTGVDHMHFVDGADGGYALAAQALKQQMNKKPTL from the coding sequence ATGAAAATAACTGATCTGAATTCATCTAACGAGCATTTTTACCAAAATTTAAATGTCATCACGGATTTTGAAGACATCTTGCACCTGCATCATTTTACAGAAATCCCCAGTGACTGGTGGCTAGTGGTCACCGATGTCGTCAACTCCACCCAAGCGATTCAAGCTGGACAATATCGAGCGATCAATGCAGTGGGCGGAGCGACTGTCGCGGCCATCACCAATGCGGTTAAACCTTTACGCATTCCCTATATTTTTGGTGGTGATGGCGGTAGTTTTTGTGTTCCACCCAGTCAGCTTGAATCAGTTAAGGCCGCTTTAATCGGTTCAGCTCAACTAGCGCGCGATAGCTTTGATTTGTCATTGCGTATCGGCTGTGTGCCCTATAGCACGATTCAGCACAAAACCAAAGTGCTGGTCGCCCGATTCCAAAAAAATGCCAGTCTTGAGCAAGCGGTTTTCATCGGTGGTGGCTTGGCCGAAGTCGATCGTCTAATCAAACAAGATCCTCAATATATCCTGCCAATTAATGATGTCGAACAATCCGCTGACTTCTCAGGCTTCGAATGCCGATGGAATCGTATTCCCAGTCCCAAAGAAGTCACACTCAGCCTTCTCGTCAAACCTCGTAACCCAAAACTAGATCAACAGCTCGCACTTTACAGCCAACTCAAAGCAAAAATCCGTCAGTGTGTCGGAGATGAAAACCAACATCATCCGATTAACACTGAAGGCATGCAGCTGGGTTTTAAAGCCCAAACCTTAATGGGAGAACTTAATGTAAAGGCCTTTCATAAAAGCGCTTGGCAAAAATTCAAGATTCTATGGAAGCTGCGTTATGAGAATATAATTGGCGCGATATTCATGCGATACAATATTAAACACGGTGACGCTAAATGGGGCACCTATAAAACCGACTTTGTCGCCAATTCCGACTATCGTAAGCTGGACGACATGTACCGAACCGTCTTAAGTGCCAGCCAAGCCGATTGCCAAAACCTTATTGACTGGCTTGAGAGCCAATACCAACATGGCCAGCTTTATTACGGTGTGCATCAAAGTGACGCCTCCATCGTCACCTGTTTAATCAGCAAAACGGGCGTGGACCATATGCACTTCGTTGATGGTGCCGATGGAGGCTATGCGCTCGCGGCACAAGCTTTAAAACAGCAAATGAATAAAAAACCAACTCTCTGA
- a CDS encoding DUF4381 domain-containing protein: MNSEALQQLEDIIIPPAVGWWPLAISVWISLISLMGLIVALIWYFRLRHKQRLYRRIARQHLNQIDQTDDQAFLIEINRLLKQVAITTYGRQTCAHLDHQAWLDFLKSKAQFIKIPKAFEKINQRYRTDLPALTNKDKKQIQRYAKRWIERHHL; this comes from the coding sequence ATGAATTCAGAAGCCTTACAACAGTTAGAAGATATTATTATTCCGCCCGCCGTTGGTTGGTGGCCACTGGCAATCAGTGTTTGGATAAGTTTGATTTCGTTAATGGGTTTAATTGTGGCGTTAATTTGGTATTTTCGTTTACGCCACAAACAGCGTTTATATCGTCGAATAGCCCGTCAACATTTAAATCAAATTGATCAAACGGACGATCAAGCCTTTTTAATTGAGATTAACCGTTTGCTCAAACAAGTCGCGATCACCACCTATGGTCGACAAACCTGCGCGCATTTAGACCACCAGGCCTGGTTGGACTTTTTAAAATCCAAAGCTCAATTTATCAAAATCCCCAAAGCCTTTGAAAAAATCAACCAACGTTATCGAACAGACTTGCCCGCTTTAACTAACAAAGACAAAAAACAAATCCAGCGTTACGCAAAACGTTGGATTGAGCGGCATCATTTATGA
- the cmoB gene encoding tRNA 5-methoxyuridine(34)/uridine 5-oxyacetic acid(34) synthase CmoB — MFHVKQHLDSLWPQLENTRLEFWKAALDPLIEEALHPEGNGNLPRWIAALETIQKFNPSERVELNRSAILAQSTDFSESQRQQLETALRALMPWRKGPFEIEGLYLDTEWRSDWKWDRVLPHLAPLKDRRILDVGCGSGYHLWRMTGEGAKLVIGIDPSLLFMVQFLAMRQFIGETSTYFLPLPLEVLPESKFGGEFDTVFSMGVLYHRRSPIDHIDELKRQLKKGGELVLETLVIPEERGQILLPDDRYAQMRNVWFLPSVKELAHWLNRCGFENVRCVDLDQTSTDEQRATDWMQWNSLKDFLDPNDPSKTIEGYPAPLRAVMLANKPT, encoded by the coding sequence GTGTTCCACGTGAAACAACATCTTGATAGTCTTTGGCCCCAACTCGAAAACACCCGTTTAGAATTTTGGAAAGCGGCACTCGACCCACTTATCGAAGAAGCCCTCCACCCAGAAGGCAATGGCAACTTACCACGCTGGATAGCCGCATTAGAAACAATCCAAAAATTCAATCCATCAGAACGAGTAGAACTTAATCGCTCCGCAATTCTGGCTCAGTCCACCGACTTTAGCGAGTCGCAACGCCAACAACTCGAAACCGCCTTGCGCGCACTCATGCCTTGGCGCAAGGGCCCGTTTGAAATTGAAGGCTTATACTTAGATACAGAATGGCGTTCCGACTGGAAATGGGATCGCGTGCTCCCGCATCTCGCGCCTTTAAAAGATCGTCGAATTTTAGATGTTGGCTGTGGCAGCGGTTATCATCTGTGGCGAATGACGGGCGAAGGCGCCAAGCTGGTCATCGGCATCGACCCAAGCTTATTATTTATGGTGCAGTTTTTAGCCATGCGTCAATTTATCGGCGAAACCTCCACCTACTTTCTACCTTTGCCACTAGAAGTTTTACCGGAATCCAAATTTGGTGGCGAGTTTGATACCGTATTCTCAATGGGCGTGCTTTATCACCGCCGTTCACCTATTGACCACATTGACGAACTCAAACGTCAGTTAAAAAAAGGGGGTGAGTTGGTATTAGAAACCCTGGTGATCCCAGAAGAGCGCGGCCAAATCTTATTACCAGATGATCGTTACGCCCAAATGCGCAACGTCTGGTTTTTGCCCTCCGTCAAAGAGCTGGCTCATTGGCTAAACCGTTGCGGTTTCGAAAATGTGCGCTGTGTTGACCTAGACCAAACCTCAACCGACGAACAGCGCGCCACCGACTGGATGCAATGGAACTCACTCAAAGATTTCCTAGATCCCAACGACCCCAGCAAAACTATCGAAGGCTACCCAGCGCCTTTACGAGCGGTTATGTTAGCTAACAAACCTACATAA
- a CDS encoding BatD family protein: MVNSKQLRPLVFILLVLNLIPGLVWADKTLQASVDHNLIEQGDIIQLNISANFQTTSRGPDLEPLKKDFEVLGSQASNQLQIVNGQFSAVTNWDVQILAKRIGELKIPSFEVEGLNTQPIQIRVSPASKKQSDYQVSFLEAQVDNTNPYVQSEVLYTLRYYHLGSLVRGNIDSPEFDGFMVERLQNQRSFERQLDSRTYRVYEWVYALYPQSSGDISIPTQHFDGTLLHQRQLRQIEQSSEAIQLNVKPIPADFPANTNWLPAKSLQLTDEWTQPDTLKTGETLGRRITLQARGLKASQLPSLEWKETQEYRLYSDPVSQNDHIEAGGLSSHKMQDFMMVLLKPGEIRFDSIEIPWWNTQTDQLEIARLDPKPFKVDDNPAVDQALGLTNPTYNNPVVHDHTNSLFWPLISGLFAILWLITLGVLFKRGRVNKLSPKTESSQHEGNLIQLDDANIAQLSQLSDAQLDLALKHWLKIHYQINHWSELQQKQPRLYELMQRLQTQLYHPQASKLDFDRQALLHELNGLTTQEQRHPSSPLVDLYPSQKSSTNKN, from the coding sequence ATGGTAAATTCCAAACAACTTCGCCCCTTAGTTTTTATATTGTTGGTTTTAAACCTCATACCAGGCCTGGTATGGGCGGATAAAACTCTGCAAGCCAGTGTAGATCACAATCTAATTGAACAGGGCGATATTATTCAACTGAATATTAGCGCCAATTTTCAAACCACCAGTCGCGGGCCAGACTTAGAGCCGCTCAAAAAAGACTTTGAAGTATTAGGTTCGCAAGCTTCCAATCAATTACAAATCGTAAACGGTCAGTTCAGTGCTGTAACTAATTGGGATGTGCAAATTTTAGCCAAACGCATTGGCGAGCTTAAAATACCGTCTTTTGAAGTCGAAGGGCTCAATACCCAGCCGATTCAAATTCGTGTGTCACCCGCCTCTAAAAAACAAAGCGACTATCAAGTTAGTTTTTTAGAGGCTCAAGTCGATAACACCAACCCTTACGTACAAAGTGAAGTACTCTATACGCTGCGTTATTACCACTTAGGTTCGTTAGTGCGCGGTAATATTGATTCGCCAGAGTTTGATGGGTTTATGGTCGAGCGCCTACAAAACCAACGCAGTTTTGAACGTCAGCTAGACAGTCGTACTTATCGAGTTTATGAATGGGTTTATGCGCTTTATCCACAGTCAAGTGGTGACATAAGCATTCCAACCCAACATTTTGATGGCACCTTATTGCATCAGCGCCAATTACGCCAAATTGAACAAAGTTCAGAAGCCATACAACTTAATGTCAAACCCATTCCAGCTGATTTTCCAGCTAACACCAATTGGTTGCCCGCCAAATCATTACAACTTACAGACGAATGGACACAACCCGATACATTAAAAACAGGCGAAACCTTAGGTCGGCGCATTACGCTGCAAGCACGCGGTCTAAAAGCCAGCCAACTACCCAGCCTGGAATGGAAAGAAACCCAAGAGTACCGACTATATAGCGATCCGGTGAGTCAAAATGACCACATTGAAGCTGGCGGTTTGAGCAGTCATAAAATGCAGGACTTTATGATGGTTCTGCTCAAACCCGGAGAGATTCGTTTCGATTCAATAGAAATACCCTGGTGGAACACCCAAACCGACCAATTAGAAATCGCGCGCTTAGACCCAAAACCTTTCAAGGTAGACGATAACCCAGCGGTAGATCAAGCATTAGGTTTAACCAATCCTACTTATAACAACCCGGTAGTGCATGACCATACAAACTCATTATTTTGGCCATTAATCAGCGGTTTATTCGCCATTTTATGGCTGATCACACTGGGAGTATTATTTAAACGAGGTCGCGTAAATAAATTAAGTCCTAAAACAGAGTCAAGCCAGCATGAAGGAAATTTAATTCAACTGGATGACGCTAACATTGCGCAACTGAGTCAACTATCGGATGCTCAGCTGGATTTAGCACTCAAACATTGGCTTAAAATCCATTATCAAATTAATCACTGGAGCGAACTGCAACAAAAGCAGCCCCGACTTTATGAACTTATGCAGCGCTTGCAAACCCAGCTATATCATCCGCAAGCTTCAAAATTAGATTTTGACCGACAAGCTTTATTACATGAATTGAATGGCTTAACCACACAAGAACAACGTCACCCAAGCTCACCATTAGTAGACTTATATCCTAGCCAAAAATCCAGTACGAACAAAAATTGA
- a CDS encoding VWA domain-containing protein, whose product MNELVFLRPYWLLALLPAAYLWWRVKRNQTQQSDWKNWIDPAFHPYLLAEKNIKTAGSNWALVGLAIIWLSAILALSGPSWNSVQLPAQKTNSGSVIVLDLSLSMYADDLEPNRLTRVQFKLTDLLKENPGLRTGLVAYSGSAHIISPISDDNATLLNLLPHLNPLIMPAYGSDAIAGFRLANELLESAQINQGHIIWITDDIEPRQTDTLKELIKQNNLSLSILAVGSQTGGAVKIPEYGLLKDLQDRLVQAPLPLADLQNFSQQANAKLVRLQLNNQDLDSLTPTYLAEEKREEEDAKQLSQALDYGVYLIVLILVLAALSARRGWVLSIAFITLVPGLVVSPPSFGETQNPSLNKPENEANQPEIKLSDRWREVYLTGDQRGYQAWLNQNYIAAEREFADPAWRGSALYRQAKYAEAAEAFNKVETANGRYNLGNALAKSGELEAAKQAYQQALEKKPNFKQAQRNLEIVENLLKQQAQQNPSEDGGTDQNKQQSDKADSTQSETNSTQNNKESDQTNPNSEQNQSNPDETQTQQQNASASEQESDASTEQSLNETSETTQPEPTEPEANSKELTGSKQGLKNSDKDESSQQANQREREQADKAWLNQIQDEPGLFLRRKFDYQYQQNPPDDPQQNERKIW is encoded by the coding sequence ATGAACGAACTGGTGTTTTTAAGACCTTATTGGTTATTAGCTTTATTGCCTGCAGCCTATTTATGGTGGCGAGTAAAACGCAATCAAACTCAACAATCCGACTGGAAAAACTGGATTGATCCAGCGTTTCATCCTTATTTACTGGCGGAAAAAAACATCAAAACTGCTGGATCAAACTGGGCTTTGGTGGGATTAGCTATTATTTGGCTGAGTGCCATCCTTGCATTAAGTGGCCCAAGTTGGAACAGTGTGCAACTGCCCGCTCAAAAGACCAACAGCGGCAGCGTGATCGTTTTAGATTTGTCGTTGTCGATGTATGCTGATGATTTAGAACCTAACCGACTGACACGAGTGCAATTTAAGTTAACCGACTTGCTAAAAGAAAACCCAGGTTTACGCACCGGTCTTGTCGCCTATTCAGGCTCTGCCCACATTATTTCGCCTATATCGGATGACAATGCCACCTTATTAAATCTGTTGCCGCACCTCAATCCACTGATCATGCCGGCCTATGGATCCGACGCGATCGCCGGTTTTAGGCTTGCAAATGAGTTGTTAGAAAGTGCGCAAATAAATCAAGGTCATATTATTTGGATAACCGATGATATAGAACCAAGACAAACGGATACACTTAAAGAACTAATTAAACAAAACAACCTCAGCTTAAGTATATTAGCGGTTGGTAGTCAAACCGGGGGGGCCGTAAAAATACCCGAATATGGTTTATTAAAAGACTTACAAGACCGTTTAGTTCAAGCGCCACTGCCCTTAGCTGATTTACAAAACTTTAGCCAACAAGCCAATGCGAAACTGGTTCGGTTACAACTTAACAACCAAGATTTAGACAGCTTAACACCGACCTATTTAGCGGAAGAAAAGCGTGAGGAAGAGGACGCAAAACAGCTCAGCCAGGCATTAGATTATGGTGTATATTTGATCGTCTTAATTTTGGTTTTGGCCGCTTTATCGGCTCGACGTGGCTGGGTTTTATCCATTGCTTTTATCACACTGGTACCAGGCCTGGTCGTATCTCCGCCGAGTTTTGGTGAAACGCAAAACCCAAGTCTCAATAAACCTGAAAACGAAGCCAACCAACCCGAAATTAAACTTTCAGATCGGTGGCGTGAGGTTTATTTAACTGGCGATCAACGCGGCTACCAGGCCTGGTTGAATCAAAATTATATCGCAGCCGAACGCGAGTTTGCTGATCCGGCATGGAGAGGTAGCGCGTTATATCGTCAAGCGAAATACGCCGAAGCCGCCGAAGCCTTTAACAAAGTAGAAACGGCAAACGGTCGCTATAATCTAGGCAATGCCTTAGCGAAGTCGGGCGAACTGGAAGCCGCCAAACAAGCCTATCAACAAGCATTGGAAAAAAAACCCAACTTTAAACAGGCGCAACGCAATTTAGAAATTGTTGAAAATCTCCTCAAACAGCAAGCACAACAAAACCCGTCGGAAGACGGCGGTACTGATCAAAATAAACAACAATCTGATAAAGCCGATTCTACTCAATCAGAAACCAATTCAACACAGAATAACAAGGAATCAGACCAAACCAATCCAAACTCTGAGCAGAATCAATCGAACCCTGACGAAACTCAAACACAACAACAAAATGCATCGGCCAGTGAACAAGAATCAGATGCTAGCACCGAACAAAGCTTAAATGAAACCAGCGAAACCACTCAGCCAGAACCAACCGAACCTGAAGCAAACTCAAAAGAGCTGACTGGCTCTAAGCAGGGCTTAAAAAACTCAGATAAGGATGAATCTTCTCAACAAGCTAATCAACGCGAACGAGAACAAGCCGATAAGGCCTGGTTGAATCAAATACAAGATGAACCGGGATTGTTTTTAAGACGTAAATTTGACTATCAATATCAACAAAATCCCCCGGATGACCCCCAGCAAAACGAGCGTAAAATATGGTAA
- a CDS encoding DUF58 domain-containing protein, translated as MNESPAVYSDLTRLNAWRFHVKHLKLGHQQNIMAQVGGSNRTLRKGRGMDFNEVRPYQAGDDVRHIDWRVTARTQKTHTKLFSEEHERPIVFIVEQSPTLFFGSQRCFKSVLALDCLAILSWASLNQADRVGGLVMGLKPSSWVEPKRQHKVLQQLFHQALLQNQQLNKPGITNHQAWSQTLKQVQPLIHPASRLILIGDGFNLDEDAFKTLKTIARHNTIDFLHIEDELDKQLPAISHLSVTDGERSINIDSQNPVVGQAYTNQYHQAWWSLKQRLQALKIPLISIDPSQSTIETLVRNKLLRP; from the coding sequence ATGAATGAGTCGCCTGCCGTTTATAGTGATTTAACGCGCTTAAACGCTTGGCGGTTTCACGTGAAACATTTAAAGCTAGGGCACCAACAAAACATAATGGCGCAAGTCGGCGGCTCAAATCGTACACTGCGAAAAGGCCGTGGAATGGATTTTAACGAAGTACGGCCTTACCAAGCTGGAGACGATGTACGTCATATAGATTGGCGCGTAACCGCCCGTACCCAAAAAACGCACACCAAACTCTTTAGTGAAGAACACGAGCGTCCAATTGTATTTATAGTAGAACAAAGCCCGACGCTTTTTTTTGGTAGCCAGCGCTGCTTTAAATCGGTATTGGCTTTGGATTGTTTAGCGATTTTAAGCTGGGCAAGCTTAAATCAAGCTGATCGTGTCGGTGGCTTAGTAATGGGTTTAAAGCCAAGCAGCTGGGTAGAACCTAAGCGACAACACAAAGTATTGCAACAATTGTTTCATCAGGCCTTGCTACAAAACCAGCAGCTCAATAAGCCGGGTATAACCAACCACCAGGCCTGGTCACAAACACTAAAACAGGTGCAGCCGCTTATTCATCCAGCGAGTCGGTTAATTTTAATTGGCGATGGCTTTAATTTAGATGAAGACGCCTTCAAAACTTTGAAAACGATAGCACGCCACAACACGATAGATTTTTTGCATATCGAAGATGAACTTGATAAACAATTACCGGCCATCAGCCATTTATCGGTTACGGATGGTGAACGTAGTATAAATATTGACAGTCAGAATCCTGTGGTTGGCCAAGCCTATACAAATCAATATCACCAGGCCTGGTGGTCATTAAAACAACGTTTACAAGCGCTTAAAATACCTTTAATCAGTATTGATCCCAGCCAATCGACGATTGAAACCTTAGTTAGAAATAAGTTACTTCGACCATGA
- the cmoA gene encoding carboxy-S-adenosyl-L-methionine synthase CmoA translates to MNQQNNHKDTLFAQPYEALGAFQFDESVVSVFPDMIQRSVPGYQTILAGIGELTTQLVKPNTRIYDLGCSLGAVTLTIRRKLETTPCQIIAVDNSAAMIERAKTYLAAFHSDVKVDFQIDDIANIEIQNASLVVLNFTLQFIAPEQREALIQKIYDGLNPGGALILSEKIHLDDPITQSAIEHLHLQFKRANGYSELEISQKRASLENVLISDTPEQNIDRLKKVGFKHNAIWLQAYNFASFLAIK, encoded by the coding sequence ATGAATCAACAAAACAACCATAAAGACACCCTGTTCGCCCAGCCTTACGAAGCTTTAGGCGCGTTTCAATTTGACGAATCTGTGGTATCGGTTTTTCCTGATATGATTCAGCGTTCGGTGCCTGGTTATCAAACCATTCTCGCCGGCATTGGCGAACTCACCACTCAGTTGGTGAAACCCAATACTCGCATTTATGACTTGGGTTGTTCATTGGGCGCGGTTACGCTCACAATACGGCGTAAGTTAGAAACCACGCCCTGCCAAATTATTGCGGTCGATAATTCAGCGGCCATGATTGAACGTGCCAAAACCTATTTAGCCGCTTTTCATTCGGATGTGAAAGTCGATTTTCAAATCGACGATATCGCGAATATTGAAATCCAAAACGCCTCACTAGTGGTGCTTAACTTCACCCTGCAATTTATTGCTCCCGAACAACGTGAAGCTTTAATCCAAAAAATTTACGACGGCTTAAACCCGGGAGGCGCATTGATTCTGTCCGAAAAAATTCACCTCGATGACCCAATCACACAAAGCGCAATTGAGCACCTACACCTACAATTTAAACGCGCAAATGGCTACTCTGAGCTTGAAATTAGCCAAAAACGTGCCTCGCTAGAAAATGTACTCATCAGTGACACACCCGAACAAAATATTGACCGTCTAAAAAAAGTCGGTTTTAAACATAACGCAATTTGGTTACAAGCGTATAATTTCGCTTCCTTTTTAGCGATTAAATAA
- a CDS encoding VWA domain-containing protein produces MNTLLAQLDNFHFIWPWLGVLVLLPWFVVRLLKPASQPQKPLIAPHLLSRLNQIPNKTDLILTAGSARFSLLWLIIWLLVILAAMRPVWFLTPTPFESSGRDMMLSVDLSGSMEKPDMIVQGREVDRLTALKSVVDEFIAQRQGDRIGLIVFGTQAFMVSPLTYDLNAIRRLLSETAISMAGNNTALGDSIGLAIKHLKQANNQKAVLVLLTDGSNNAGAVDPIVAAQKAAEAGLVIHTIAFGQVGNQNGNRDIDTQTLQTIAELTGGEAFMASQTDQLARIYQRINEIESSHFTLNQYRARTELYIWPLGLALMLSFYLAWQRTRTKKHLHSGDVT; encoded by the coding sequence ATGAATACATTACTTGCTCAGTTAGACAACTTCCATTTTATTTGGCCGTGGCTTGGGGTACTGGTGTTATTGCCGTGGTTTGTAGTGCGTTTATTAAAACCCGCCAGCCAACCACAGAAACCCTTAATTGCGCCGCATTTATTATCACGCTTAAATCAAATACCCAATAAAACCGACTTAATCCTGACGGCGGGTTCGGCTCGATTTAGTTTGTTATGGCTGATCATTTGGTTATTAGTGATACTCGCCGCGATGCGACCTGTTTGGTTTTTAACCCCTACACCATTTGAATCCAGCGGGCGCGATATGATGTTATCGGTGGATTTATCCGGCAGCATGGAAAAGCCCGATATGATAGTGCAGGGACGTGAGGTTGATCGTCTCACTGCATTAAAAAGTGTGGTGGATGAATTTATTGCTCAACGCCAAGGCGACCGAATCGGCTTAATTGTATTTGGCACACAAGCCTTTATGGTAAGCCCACTAACCTATGATTTAAATGCAATCCGCCGATTATTGAGCGAAACCGCCATCAGTATGGCCGGCAACAATACCGCGTTAGGCGACTCGATTGGTTTGGCGATAAAACATCTAAAACAGGCTAATAATCAAAAAGCCGTGTTGGTGTTATTAACCGACGGGTCAAATAATGCGGGTGCGGTTGATCCAATTGTCGCCGCCCAAAAAGCGGCCGAAGCTGGCCTGGTGATTCATACCATTGCATTTGGCCAAGTTGGCAACCAAAATGGCAATCGAGATATTGATACTCAAACCTTACAAACTATCGCCGAATTAACCGGTGGTGAAGCTTTTATGGCGAGTCAAACTGATCAACTTGCACGCATCTATCAGCGTATTAATGAAATTGAATCCAGCCACTTCACGCTCAATCAATACCGCGCACGGACCGAACTCTATATTTGGCCACTCGGTTTGGCTTTAATGCTGAGTTTCTATTTAGCTTGGCAACGAACACGCACAAAAAAACACCTGCATAGTGGAGACGTGACATGA